One part of the Raphanus sativus cultivar WK10039 chromosome 7, ASM80110v3, whole genome shotgun sequence genome encodes these proteins:
- the LOC108834994 gene encoding LEAF RUST 10 DISEASE-RESISTANCE LOCUS RECEPTOR-LIKE PROTEIN KINASE-like 2.3, whose product MSMGSPPSVLCLILLLLSLSCVTSQRAPRGFCDTLIHCGNISVGFPFWGENRQERCGHPSLKLYCNKRSNTTTLFISGYNYSLLHIDNTSNIIRLFRQDFSRSFCSASFSSIPLPSELFQNLPSYKSLTVYYYCDYRRHLLGNFTCPYPEKGLGSLYQIPQYRKLCEKSFKVTVPTSYVPDEQALSLTHLESVLKKGFEVKMTIGEKFCQDCIIPGGHCGLICSDTMYATGGTYRMNRSIVITFGSVVGTILTIYVAVLLAFVLNERRAINAGRDHNLEALVSLRRYSYGQIKKITKSFTEVVGRGGFGTVYKGKLSDGSKVAVKVLNDSKSDCEDFINEVASMSQTSHVNIVSMLGFCYEGSKRAIIYEFLENGSLDQLSNLDVSTLYGIALGVAKGIEYLHYSCKTRIVHFDIKPQNVLLDENLRPKVADFGLAKLCEKQESILSLLDTRGTVGYIAPELFSRMYGSVSHKSDVYSYGMLVLEMVGARNQRVENADANNSSVYFPDSIYEDLEIGNSTRFLGDEITQEEDDLAKKMILIGLWCVQLRPSDRPSMNKVVEMMEGSLDTLKAPPKHLLHMQNVAESSQPLGESSSIFTEKYDSMNAESL is encoded by the exons ATGAGCATGGGATCTCCACCATCTGTACTATGTCTAATCTTATTACTCTTGTCTCTTTCTTGTGTTACAAGCCAGCGAGCACCACGTGGGTTTTGTGATACTCTCATCCACTGTGGCAACATATCTGTTGGATTCCCTTTCTGGGGAGAGAATCGCCAAGAAAGATGCGGTCATCCTTCTCTGAAACTCTACTGCAACAAACGCTCAAACACAACCACTCTTTTCATCTCAGGCTACAACTACAGTCTCCTCCATATAGACAACACGTCCAACATCATTCGACTTTTCAGACAAGATTTCTCACGTTCTTTCTGCTCTGCTTCGTTCTCCTCCATACCTTTGCCTTCTGAACTCTTCCAGAATTTACCTTCTTACAAAAGCCTCACCGTCTACTACTATTGTGACTATCGCCGCCATTTACTTGGGAACTTCACATGTCCATATCCAGAGAAAGGTCTTGGCTCGCTGTATCAAATCCCACAGTACCGTAAGCTTTGTGAGAAGAGTTTCAAAGTCACAGTTCCTACAAGCTACGTTCCAGATGAACAAGCTTTGAGTTTGACCCATTTGGAGAGTGTTCTTAAAAAAGGGTTTGAGGTGAAGATGACGATTGGTGAAAAGTTTTGCCAAGACTGTATTATCCCTGGTGGACACTGTGGCTTAATTTGCAGTGATACAATGTATGCAACTGGTG GAACGTACCGCATGAATCGATCCATTGTGATCACATTCGGTTCAG TTGTAGGGACAATATTAACCATATATGTTGCGGTTCTTCTTGCTTTTGTTTTAAACGAGAGAAGAGCAATCAATGCTGGGAGAGATCATAACCTCGAGGCACTTGTAAGCCTGAGACGGTACAGTTATGGACAAATCAAGAAGATCACAAAATCATTTACAGAAGTAGTTGGGAGAGGAGGCTTTGGAACTGTGTACAAGGGGAAGTTGAGTGATGGTAGCAAAGTTGCAGTAAAAGTCTTGAATGATTCAAAGAGCGACTGTGAAGATTTCATCAACGAAGTTGCAAGCATGAGCCAAACTTCTCACGTTAACATTGTTTCTATGCTTGGTTTCTGCTATGAAGGTTCCAAAAGAGCGATTATATATGAGTTTCTAGAGAATGGCTCTTTAGATCAGTTATCGAATCTTGATGTGAGTACGTTATATGGAATAGCACTAGGGGTTGCCAAGGGAATTGAGTACTTGCACTACAGCTGTAAAACAAGAATTGTGCATTTCGATATTAAACCTCAGAATGTACTGTTAGATGAAAATCTCAGACCCAAGGTTGCCGACTTTGGTCTCGCTAAGCTTTGTGAGAAGCAGGAAAGCATCTTGTCATTGCTTGACACGAGAGGAACTGTAGGATACATTGCTCCAGAGTTGTTTTCAAGAATGTATGGAAGCGTGTCTCACAAGTCTGATGTGTATAGCTATGGAATGTTGGTTCTTGAGATGGTGGGAGCAAGGAACCAAAGAGTCGAAAATGCTGATGCTAACAACAGCTCGGTTTACTTTCCGGATAGCATCTATGAAGATCTTGAAATTGGAAATAGCACAAGGTTTCTTGGCGATGAAATaacacaagaagaagatgatcttgCCAAAAAGATGATCTTGATCGGTCTTTGGTGTGTTCAGTTACGTCCATCAGATCGTCCATCAATGAACAAAGTCGTAGAGATGATGGAAGGTAGCTTGGATACTCTTAAAGCCCCTCCTAAGCATCTCTTGCATATGCAAAATGTTGCAGAGTCTTCTCAGCCATTAGGTGAAAGTTCCTCAATTTTTACTGAGAAATATGATTCTATGAATGCTGAGAGCctataa
- the LOC130498095 gene encoding uncharacterized protein LOC130498095: MDKTWIWLPRNSHEYSEGATNFVNSSVRRLGSLLEMLCPCRDCRNLSHQSLDKIVEHLVIRGMDKKYKSSRWSIHGEKRDSAEDSVLQCETKAFDLFKTAFSMDEGGPNPTTDNEDDEAPEELEFTKKLRDAQTPLYSGCLKHTKVSAIMGLYRFKVKSGVSENYFDQLLVLLEDLLPEDNVLPKSLAAIKKFLKIFGFGYDNIHACKNDCILYRKEYENLQSCPRCKVSRWEMDKHRNEIKVGIPAKVLRYFPIKDRFRRMFRSKRMAEDLRWHYTNSTEDGTMRHPVDSISWAQVNAKWPDFAADPRNLRLGISTDGMDPFSMQSTNHSTWPVLLVNYNTPPTMCMKAENIMLTLLIPGPTAPGNNIDVYLAPLIDDLKDLWAEGIEVYDSFAKENFNLKALLLWSISDYPALGTLSGCKVKGKQACNVCGKDTPARWLKFVYMVNPPNIGSLKSHDHHVLVQNLLPAALRGLLHSGHRIAINRLCSYFIRLCQRIIDPEKLISMETEFVETMCQLERFFPPALFDIMFHLPIHLSKEARLGGPVHFRWMYPFKRYMKTLKAFVKNYARP, from the exons ATGGATAAGACGTGGATTTGGCTTCCAAG GAATAGCCACGAGTATTCAGAAGGAGCAACTAATTTCGTGAATTCGTCAGTAAGAAGATTGGGAAGTCTTCTTGAAATGTTATGCCCTTGTAGAGACTGCCGCAATCTGAGCCATCAGTCACTGGATAAAATTGTGGAGCATTTGGTGATTAGGGGTATGGATAAGAAGTATAAGAGTTCTCGTTGGAGTATTCATGGTGAAAAAAGAGATTCTGCAGAAGACAGTGTTCTTCAATGTGAAACAAAGGCATTTGATTTGTTTAAGACAGCATTCTCCATGGACGAAGGTGGTCCAAACCCGACAACTGACAACGAAGATGATGAAGCACCAGAGGAACTTGAGTTTACAAAAAAGCTAAGAGATGCTCAAACGCCATTATACTCGGGTTGTCTCAAGCACACAAAGGTTTCAGCTATCATGGGACTTTACAGATTCAAGGTTAAAAGTGGTGTGTCGGAGAACTACTTTGATCAGCTGTTGGTTTTACTTGAGGATTTGCTACCTGAAGACAATGTTCTTCCCAAGAGTTTAGCTGCAATCAAGAAATTTCTGAAGATCTTTGGGTTCGGCTACGACAATATCCATGCTTGCAAGAATGATTGCATACTGTATAGGAAGGAGTACGAGAACCTACAAAGCTGTCCAAGATGCAAAGTTTCAAGATGGGAAATGGATAAGCacaggaatgagataaaggtgGGGATTCCGGCAAAGGTCCTTAGATATTTTCCAATCAAGGACAGGTTTAGGAGGATGTTTAGATCAAAGAGGATGGCTGAAGATCTGCGTTGGCACTATACCAATTCCACTGAAGATGGTACAATGCGGCACCCCGTTGATTCTATCTCTTGGGCACAAGTGAATGCTAAATGGCCAGACTTTGCTGCTGATCCACGGAATCTTCGACTTGGGATTTCTACAGATGGGATGGACCCTTTCTCCATGCAAAGCACCAATCACAGCACATGGCCAGTGTTGTTAGTGAACTATAACACGCCTCCAACCATGTGTATGAAGGCTGAGAATATAATGTTGACTTTGTTGATCCCTGGTCCTACTGCTCCTGGTAACAACATAGATGTTTACCTAGCACCACTGATAGACGATCTAAAAGATTTGTGGGCTGAGGGTATTGAAGTGTATGACTCATTTGCGAAGGAAAATTTTAATCTCAAAGCCTTGCTGCTTTGGAGTATCAGTGACTATCCAGCCTTAGGAACATTGTCTGGATGTAAAGTAAAGGGGAAACAAGCCTGCAATGTATGTGGAAAGGATACACCTGCAAGGTGGCTTAAGTTTGTCTACATGG TTAACCCTCCAAATATTGGTAGTTTAAAGTCGCATGATCATCATGTCCTAGTACAGAACTTGTTACCAGCTGCATTAAGAGGGTTGTTACATAGTGGTCATAGGATAGCCATAAATAGATTATGCAGTTACTTCATTAGGTTGTGTCAGCGCATCATTGACCCAGAGAAACTTATATCCATGGAAACAGAGTTTGTGGAAACAATGTGTCAGCTGGAGCGCTTCTTCCCTCCAGCCCTTTTTGATATCATGTTTCACCTACCAATACATCTATCAAAAGAGGCACGCTTGGGAGGACCAGTTCACTTCCGCTGGATGTATCCCTTCAAAAG GTACATGAAAACACTAAAGGCTTTTGTGAAGAATTATGCAAGGCCATAA
- the LOC108831991 gene encoding PR5-like receptor kinase isoform X1: MGGGFVALMFLLVSLIIVLVDFGFFSEGFVWVEARTALKPSSSTNFTIENKCDYPVWPVINGTASEFSISTTCFVLKKGEARLISVCPANTPNNTRINNESAVAPTTSGLPPESQPFKFPAKKKSSWKSKLILGISAALIVLIIIVVVVMLRAKKVRKSDWNDKHVEAVVQLKRYSYAKIKKMTNSFAHLLGKGGYGTVYKGKLLDDGRDVAVKILKESEGNGEEFLNEVASLSRTSHVNIVSLLGFCYERNKRAIIYEFMPNGSLDKFISENMSVNLEWERLYDIAMGVSRGLEYLHNGCVSRIVHFDIKPHNILLDKDLCPKISDFGLAKLCKNKESIMSMLDARGTAGYIAPEVFSKNFGGVSHKSDVYSYGMVVLEMIGARNIEKVVHSGSNSSSMYFPDWIYKDFEREDLMTIFGDRITEEEEKIARKMVLVGLWCIQTNPSHRPAMIKVIEMLEGNLEALQVPPKPLLCLPATTVPQIVEDSNETSSFSWPSQFERGTVTGEDTLRISEEDIVQCSSS, encoded by the exons ATGGGTGGGGGATTTGTTGCATTGATGTTCCTCCTTGTTTCACTAATAATCGTCTTAG ttgattttggttttttctCAGAAGGGTTTGTTTGGGTTGAGGCACGTACAGCCTTAAAGCCGAGCAGTTCCACAAACTTTACCATAGAAAATAAATGCGATTATCCTGTCTGGCCGGTAATCAATGGCACCGCCTCTGAATTTTCGATCTCAACCACCTGCTTCGTCCTCAAGAAAGGAGAGGCCCGTCTCATCAGTGTTTGCCCGGCCAATACTCCCAACAATACAAG AATCAACAACGAAAGCGCAGTGGCTCCAACAACTAGTGGACTTCCCCCAGAGTCTCAACCCTTTAAATTTCCAGCAAAAA AAAAATCATCATGGAAGTCAAAGCTTATACTTG GAATCTCAGCAGCTTTAATTGTGCTGATCATTATTGTGGTTGTGGTAATGTTGAGAGCAAAGAAAGTGAGAAAGAGTGATTGGAATGATAAACATGTTGAGGCGGTTGTACAGTTGAAGCGATATAGTTACGCAAAAATCAAGAAGATGACAAACTCATTTGCGCATCTTCTTGGGAAAGGAGGATACGGAACTGTCTATAAAGGAAAGTTACTGGATGATGGCCGAGATGTTGCAGTAAAGATTTTGAAGGAGTCAGAGGGAAATGGAGAAGAGTTTCTCAACGAAGTGGCTAGCTTAAGTAGAACATCTCATGTTAATATTGTTTCTCTTCTTGGATTCTGTTATGAAAGGAACAAGAGAGCTATAATCTATGAGTTCATGCCAAATGGATCCCTAGATAAGTTTATTTCCGAGAATATGTCAGTGAACTTGGAATGGGAAAGGTTGTACGACATTGCGATGGGTGTCTCTCGTGGCCTAGAGTATTTGCATAATGGTTGTGTATCGAGGATTGTGCATTTCGATATAAAGCCTCATAATATACTCCTGGACAAAGATCTTTGCCCAAAGATTTCGGATTTTGGTCTTGCTAAGCTCTGTAAAAATAAGGAGAGCATCATGTCGATGCTAGATGCAAGAGGAACAGCAGGATACATTGCCCCTGAAGTCTTTTCAAAGAATTTTGGGGGAGTTTCGCATAAGTCAGATGTGTATAGTTATGGGATGGTGGTTCTTGAGATGATTGGAGcaagaaatatagaaaaagtTGTACATTCTGGATCCAACAGTAGTTCAATGTACTTTCCAGATTGGATTTATAAGGATTTTGAAAGGGAAGATTTGATGACGATTTTTGGTGATCGTataacagaagaagaagagaaaattgcaaggaaaatggtattggttGGTCTGTGGTGTATTCAGACCAATCCATCTCATCGTCCAGCAATGATCAAAGTCATTGAAATGTTAGAGGGGAATCTAGAGGCTCTCCAGGTTCCACCTAAACCTCTCTTGTGTTTACCTGCAACAACGGTTCCACAAATTGTTGAAGATAGTAATGAGACTTCAAGCTTCTCCTGGCCAAGTCAGTTTGAAAGAGGCACTGTCACTGGTGAAGATACTTTACGCATTTCTGAAGAAGACATAGTTCAATGTTCCAGCTCCTAA
- the LOC108831991 gene encoding PR5-like receptor kinase isoform X2 codes for MGGGFVALMFLLVSLIIVLEGFVWVEARTALKPSSSTNFTIENKCDYPVWPVINGTASEFSISTTCFVLKKGEARLISVCPANTPNNTRINNESAVAPTTSGLPPESQPFKFPAKKKSSWKSKLILGISAALIVLIIIVVVVMLRAKKVRKSDWNDKHVEAVVQLKRYSYAKIKKMTNSFAHLLGKGGYGTVYKGKLLDDGRDVAVKILKESEGNGEEFLNEVASLSRTSHVNIVSLLGFCYERNKRAIIYEFMPNGSLDKFISENMSVNLEWERLYDIAMGVSRGLEYLHNGCVSRIVHFDIKPHNILLDKDLCPKISDFGLAKLCKNKESIMSMLDARGTAGYIAPEVFSKNFGGVSHKSDVYSYGMVVLEMIGARNIEKVVHSGSNSSSMYFPDWIYKDFEREDLMTIFGDRITEEEEKIARKMVLVGLWCIQTNPSHRPAMIKVIEMLEGNLEALQVPPKPLLCLPATTVPQIVEDSNETSSFSWPSQFERGTVTGEDTLRISEEDIVQCSSS; via the exons ATGGGTGGGGGATTTGTTGCATTGATGTTCCTCCTTGTTTCACTAATAATCGTCTTAG AAGGGTTTGTTTGGGTTGAGGCACGTACAGCCTTAAAGCCGAGCAGTTCCACAAACTTTACCATAGAAAATAAATGCGATTATCCTGTCTGGCCGGTAATCAATGGCACCGCCTCTGAATTTTCGATCTCAACCACCTGCTTCGTCCTCAAGAAAGGAGAGGCCCGTCTCATCAGTGTTTGCCCGGCCAATACTCCCAACAATACAAG AATCAACAACGAAAGCGCAGTGGCTCCAACAACTAGTGGACTTCCCCCAGAGTCTCAACCCTTTAAATTTCCAGCAAAAA AAAAATCATCATGGAAGTCAAAGCTTATACTTG GAATCTCAGCAGCTTTAATTGTGCTGATCATTATTGTGGTTGTGGTAATGTTGAGAGCAAAGAAAGTGAGAAAGAGTGATTGGAATGATAAACATGTTGAGGCGGTTGTACAGTTGAAGCGATATAGTTACGCAAAAATCAAGAAGATGACAAACTCATTTGCGCATCTTCTTGGGAAAGGAGGATACGGAACTGTCTATAAAGGAAAGTTACTGGATGATGGCCGAGATGTTGCAGTAAAGATTTTGAAGGAGTCAGAGGGAAATGGAGAAGAGTTTCTCAACGAAGTGGCTAGCTTAAGTAGAACATCTCATGTTAATATTGTTTCTCTTCTTGGATTCTGTTATGAAAGGAACAAGAGAGCTATAATCTATGAGTTCATGCCAAATGGATCCCTAGATAAGTTTATTTCCGAGAATATGTCAGTGAACTTGGAATGGGAAAGGTTGTACGACATTGCGATGGGTGTCTCTCGTGGCCTAGAGTATTTGCATAATGGTTGTGTATCGAGGATTGTGCATTTCGATATAAAGCCTCATAATATACTCCTGGACAAAGATCTTTGCCCAAAGATTTCGGATTTTGGTCTTGCTAAGCTCTGTAAAAATAAGGAGAGCATCATGTCGATGCTAGATGCAAGAGGAACAGCAGGATACATTGCCCCTGAAGTCTTTTCAAAGAATTTTGGGGGAGTTTCGCATAAGTCAGATGTGTATAGTTATGGGATGGTGGTTCTTGAGATGATTGGAGcaagaaatatagaaaaagtTGTACATTCTGGATCCAACAGTAGTTCAATGTACTTTCCAGATTGGATTTATAAGGATTTTGAAAGGGAAGATTTGATGACGATTTTTGGTGATCGTataacagaagaagaagagaaaattgcaaggaaaatggtattggttGGTCTGTGGTGTATTCAGACCAATCCATCTCATCGTCCAGCAATGATCAAAGTCATTGAAATGTTAGAGGGGAATCTAGAGGCTCTCCAGGTTCCACCTAAACCTCTCTTGTGTTTACCTGCAACAACGGTTCCACAAATTGTTGAAGATAGTAATGAGACTTCAAGCTTCTCCTGGCCAAGTCAGTTTGAAAGAGGCACTGTCACTGGTGAAGATACTTTACGCATTTCTGAAGAAGACATAGTTCAATGTTCCAGCTCCTAA